GCTAAGTCCGCCGCTCCAACTTGGGCCGATGATCTTGTCCTTTACTTTCGCGAGCTTGGAAACAGAGCGCATTACTCTGAGCTTTACAAGCACATTCAAGCGAATCCGAAGCGTAAGCTAGTTCGCGAGTGGCAAGCTGTCGTACGGCGCACAATCGAAGAGCACTCATCAGATACAACTATCTGGTCGCGACGACGTCTCCCGGACTTGTTTAGGTCTGTCAACGGACTGGGAGCTGGCGTTTGGGAGCTCCGTGACGCCGCTTACGTGCCGGTCTTTTCGCTGGCTGTCGGCGAGGAGGTCCGAAGGACCGATCTGCATCGGGAGTTCGGAGGCAGCGGACAAGGAGGCATAAGTCCGTCAACCAGGAGCTCAAACGTGTTTCTTTTTTCGGATCCGACAACCGGGCTTCAGCACGGATATGTCGATGGTTGGAAAAGCGACGGTTGTTTTCACTATACGGGCATGGGGCAGCGCGGCGATCAAGAAATGACATCTGGAAATGCCTCCATTTTAACGCATAAAAAGCGCAGCCGACCGCTCCGACTTTTCGACGGGAGCCGAGGCACGGTGACGTATATGGGGCAGTTTGAGGTCGATGCAGATGAGCCGTTCTACTTTACCGATGCGCCAGAAACCGGCGATGGCCCGACCCGAACCGTAATCATGTTTAGGTTGCGCCCCGTCGGCGATGTAGCGCGAAGTATGATCGTAGAAGAGGCGCCGCCTTACTCGTTGATAGTTACTGAAGTGCCAATTGAAGCTCAGCTTACAGAACGGATGTTCATAAACCCGCGCGCTCAGGTCACCGAAGCCGAGCGCAAAGAGTCCTCGTTGGTTCAATTGTTCAAGAACTACGCGGAACGAAATAGCCTGACTCCGATTCGGAACAAGATTGTGCCGGCCGGCGAAGCAAAGCCACTATTTACCGACATATACGTAAAGGAGCTTGACCTGCTAATTGAAGCAAAAGGGTCTTGTGAGCGAGGCGCAATTCGGATGGCAATCGGACAAATCGCAGACTATCGGAGATACCTCCCGCGCGTACGTTGCGCGATACTGTTGCCGTCGAAGCCGAAGCGGGACTTGCTAGATTTTGCGGGTGTTGAGATGATAGGTGTAATTTGGCCCGTCAGGAATGGATTCGAATCCACACTGGATATCTTGCCGTAGGGCGTCCACGTTTATCGTCGTAACTCTGGTCGAAGGTCTTTCTTGGTTCGCTGAGCCCGATTGATTAAGACCTTTAACTTTTAATGAAACGGACGCCAAATTGGAACCAAATCGGCTTGAAGTCAACCTCAAAAGCGATGTAAATGCCAAGGCGGCATACTGCGCGTTGCTTCGGAAACGAGGTTATGTAGACGTAAAGGTGTGCTCGAGGCCAGCGGACATCGTAGCGTTCAAGGGTTCTGAACGTCATCACTTTGAGATAAAGTTCACTCGGAGGCTAAAGCATTATTTCGGCGCGGCGACCCTTACAGAGTGGGAGGCAGCGGTCTTAAACCCCCACCGGTATACCTTCGTCGTTGCGTATAAGCTCAACGGGGCGTGGAATTTTGACGAGTATAGCGTCGAAGAGTTCATGGCGATAAGTTCGATCCCGCCTTTCAAGATATTCTTTAGGGCAAGCGTGCCGAAGGCCGCTCCAGTCGTAGTCAGGAAAAAATCCAGGCAAGTAGCGGTTACCCTCGCTAGGCTACAGATACTTGTGAAGCTATATGGGGAATTGAGGGAAAGTTTCGCGGAGCCCCGCTGAGCGTCTGGACCGGAAGGCGCTACTAGGGCACTCAAAACCACGTTATAGCGCGTGGATGCCAACGGGGATGCCCTTACCGACAGGGGAGTGGATGATGCGGGAGCGGCCCAGCGATGCGATGATTCTGCTTGCAACGATCCTTGGCTCGAGCATGGCATTTATAGATGGGACTGCGGTAAACGTTGCCCTTCCGGTCATGCAGCGCGATCTACAAGCTTCAATGGCAGACATTCAATGGGTTGTCGAAGCGTTTTCGCTCTTTCTCGCGGCGCTCATACTTGTAGGCGGTGCGTTAGGCGACCGCTACGGACGAAAGCTGATATTCGTTGTGGGAACCGCGCTGTTTACGGCGTCATCAATCGTCTGCGCTCTTTCGCACGGAATCGTTGCGATTGCTATCGCACGATCTATTCAGGGAATCGGAAGCGCGCTGATGGCGCCGGCTAGTCTTGCGATCCTGAGCGCTTGTTTTGAGGGCGATGCGCGCGCGAAGGCCATAGGCACGTGGTCCGCCGCAACCGCGGTTACCGCCGCGGTCGGACCGGCTCTAGGCGGGTGGCTGGTGGACCACGGCGGATGGCAGTGGATTTTCTACATCAATGCGCCGATCGGAGCGGCGGTGATCATCCTAACGCTGTTGTTCGTGCCGGAGAGCCTTAACGAGGAAGAACAAGGCAAGAGCCTAGACTGGCTCGGGGCGACACTCGCTACGGCAGGGCTCGGAGCCGTCACTTACGGTTTGATCCTGGCCGGCTCGACGGCTGCCAACGTAGGTCAGACGATTACGTGGTCAGTCGTCGGAGCCGTCTTGTTAATTGCATTCGTCCTGTCCGAACGCACCGCGTCCAATCCTTTGATGCCGCTGCAATTGTTTAAGTCACGTGTCTTCTCAGGCGTCAATCTCGTCACGCTTCTTTTGTACGGCGCACTATCTGAAGCGTTGTACTTCGTTTCGTTCGACATGATCCAAGTGCATCGATACACGCCGACTCAGGCTGGATTGGCGCTCATGCCGTTCATCGTCTTGATCGCGACGCTGTCGCGCTGGGCGGGCGGCCTCGTCGCGAAGGTCGGCACGCGCACGATGCTTATCGTCGGACCCACGGTCGCGGCTATCGGATTTGCGCTCTTCTCGCTGGCCGGCACGGACGGATCCTATTGGACGACGTTCTTCCCGGGCAACGTCGTTGCCGGACTCGGCATGGCGTTGACCGTTGCGCCGCTCACAACTGCTGTCATGGGCGCGGTCGACGAGAGCCGCCTTGGAATTGCGTCGGGCATCAACAACGCGGTATCGAGAGTCGCCGGGCTTATCGCGATTGCAGCGATGAGCGCTATCGTAGTTGCCGTATACGCGGGGCAGCTTGATCGGCGCCTAAGCGCGATTCAATCTCCTGCGGAAGTCGTCCAGCAAGTGCGGGCGCAAAGCGGCGAGATGGCAGCGGCGCAGATTCCGGCGAGCGCGAACGCCCAAGTCCGAAATCAAGTACGAAGCGCCATGAATGATTCGTTCGCGTTCTCATTTCGCGTGGCGGCGTTGATCGGGGCGGCGCTCGCGGCGGGTGGCGCGCTCATCGCCTTATTGACGATCGGCCAAGACCAGGAGCTCAGAACACGCCCAACCGGTTAGTCCACGCCAGGTAGTCAGGCCTCCAAACCGCGAATAACGCGTGCCCACGCCACCGCCTTTTGCTTGGCGGCCGTTGATGTTTTTGGGAGCGGAAAATGGCTCAAAAAAGAGTTCGAAAAGGCGCGCTAAATGAGCGATGCACGCGCGACGCCGTGGTTGTTCTTGCCAACAATCTCGCAGACACGCTCGTCGCCACATACGGGTTAAAGTCGAAAACTATCTTGGACGGCGGTGGAGTACACGTCGGTCCACCGCACGGTATGCCTCCGAGAGGACATTCGAAAACGAAGAAAGACGCACCAGGTTACGGTTTCTCATTCAAATTAGAGATAAGCAAGTCCGACGATAAGTGGCTCGAGACAGTATTCGATAGGTTGATCGGGGGCGGTCGGCGGACGTTCGATCCAAACGGCAATGAATGGGGCAACGGTCACTCCTAGTTGGTCGCGAGTTCGAACTTAGCCTAATAACGTCGCGGCTATCCCCCGCGGCGATCGGCCAGGGCAGCGTCGTGCTGATCTCGGGCGAACCCGGGATCGGCAAGACGCGCCTTTTGCGCGAAATCGTGTATCAGGCAGAGTCGCTGCGCGCAATCGCGACGGTCGGGCAGTGTTATGAGTACTTGCAGAGCCCACTCGGACCCGTCGCCGATATCCTTGTCGATCTGCACGAGAAGGACAAGCATGCTCTTGAGCGCTTCCCCGACATTCGAACCGTCGTCGACGCCCTAACTTCAACGGCGGCGAACGAAGCGGCCATCGAAAACCTCGATAAGCGCAAACTCTTCACCGCTGTAAGGGGCGCGATCGATGCGTACGCACGAGAGCGACCGGTGCTTCTCGCGCTCGACGACTTGCACTGCGCAGACGCCCTGACGCTGGACCTCGTCCAATATCTGGCGGAGCATGTTCCTCGGTCGCGCCTCGTCATCGTCGCCACTTACCGGTCGGGCGATACCGAGCAAAGCGATAGGCTGCGAAGAGCGCTCGCGAATCTCGCGCGGGGCGCGAACGCGTTCCACAGCGAACTATCCCCGCTTTCTCAGGAACATATCCGCGGAATCTTACGATCCGTTGAGGCGGCCACGTCGTCGGACGATATCCGGCGCATCGCCATCGTGGCGCAGCAATCCGACGGCAATCCGCTTCTCGCAGAAGAACTGTTCAAGGCCGCGGGCACGGCGACCATCGAGCGGACGGAGACGCTGCCGCTGCCGGTGAGCGTTCGGGCGGCGACCCTCGCACGAATCGCGCTCCTCGAGCCAGACGAGCGCCGACTGCTCGTCTGCGCCGCCGCAATTGGTCGGCGCTTCACACCGGCATTGGTCGAGCAGATCGCCCAGCAGTCGGCGGCTGACGTTCTCGCGGCGCTGAAACAGGGCGTCCAACTCCAACTCATCGAGCCGGATGCGGATGGTAAGTCGTTTCACTTCCGGCACGAACTCGTGCGCCGCGCGATCTACGATGATCTCTTGCCGAACGAGGCGCAGGCGCTGCATGCGCGCGTCGCCGCGGCGTTGGAGTCCGCTCCGGATTCGCCGCAGCGTATCGCGGACCTCGCTTATCACTATTGGATGGCCGCGCAGACTGTGAAGGCGGCAGACTTCAACGAAGAATCGGGGGACCGGGCTTTCCGGCTTAGCGCCTACTCCGTCGCAGCAGAGAACTACGAGCGGGCTTTACGCAGCCTCGGGTCGGGCGCGCCGGAGCGTACTGCCGCGATCCAAGAACGCCGCGGCGACGCCCTCTATCACCTAGGTCTGGGAGAAGCGGCCCAGGCAGCTTTTTTCGACGCGCGCGAGTTTTACGAGTCGCGGCGGAACGTCGAAGCGATCGCACGGTTATCGGTCAAGATCGGAATTCTCTACCTCGCCGAAGGGCGCAGCGGCGACGCGATAAAGGCGTGCGAGCTCGCGTTGACGCTCGTTGATGAGAACAGCCCGACGTTCTTCCGCGCTCATTCGTATCTCGGATACATGCTGACGGATAGCGACGGCGACGCCGCCCGGGAGCACTTCCGTCTGGCCGATCGATATACGGGAGTGCGCGCGCCAAATGACGCGCTCGTCTTCCATCAATGCCGAGCGCTTGCGCTTGGGCAGCTCGGCGACGTCGACGCCATGGCTGCAAATTTCCACGACGCATACAGAATTGCGCGAGAACAGGGCGACGTCTCCCTGGCCGTGCGGTGCCTCGGTAATCTTGGTCTGAAGCTGATGGATCTCGGCGAGCGGACTCGCTCGTTGCGGGCCTTCGCCGAGGCCGCAACGCTCATGGAAGAGGAAGAACTATGGGATCTCGATTGCGCGGTCTGCGTGCGGCAAAACGCGTGGGCGAACGTGCAATTCGGCGATCTTCCCGTCGCGAAGACGTTGATTCTTCGCGCGCTTGAATTCCCGACCGATAGCCTGAGGCTTCGTTCCTACGCGGCGCAGGCGGCGCTGCTCATCGGCGTTCGGACGATGGACGATGAGCTCGCCCGTCGTTTCGATAGTTCCAGCGAGCTCGAATCGATTCTCTCGCCCGGCAACGAGTCGCTGCTCGTGACGGCGCTTGCATTCGCCGAACGAGAAATCGCTCTCGGCCGCGCAACGGAAGGCGCAGCGCTGATTCACCGTGTCGTAGAGGCATACGCGGCCGTGCCATTCGCGCGTGACGACGACGGCGCGTTCGTGCTGGCCGCACTCCACAGCTCTGATTCCGACGCTCGGACGGCGCGAGCGTTCGTCGCTCGCTACGTCGACGATACGAAGTCGAAGATCGCGTCGGCGCACTTACTGCTCTACGACGCCGTTCTGGCGCGGCGGTCCGGCGATACGGCACAAGCAACGGCACGTGCCGAATCGGCGCGCGATCTGTACGAGAAGCTGGGTTGGCGCTGGCATGTGGCGCGCTCGTTGGAGATAAGCGGAAAGCTTCGAGACGCAATTGTCGCATACGAACATACCGGAGACGTGCGTTCTGTCCAGCGCCTGAAAGAAATACTCGACCCGGTCAATCGTCGCGGACGCACAAAATCTGAGCTCACCGAACGCGAGCGGGAGATCGCCACGCTCGCGGCCGCCGGCCGCTCGACCAAGGAGATCGCCGATGCGCTCACCTTGAGCCCCCGGACGATCGAAACGCACTTGGCTTCGATCTTCGCAAAGCTTGAGGTTCGCAATCGAGCCGAGCTGATCGCGAAGTGGCGAGACCTGCCCGGAGCGGCGCAGGCCTCGCCGTAGTTGTCGTCACGTTAGATCTTCACTCCCCAGCCTCCGAAGATGCTTGAATCCGCGCCCCGCGGGATCCTGACCAACCGCGTGCGCCCATCGTTCTCGTCGGCCTCGTCCGCGATCGGGTACGTCGGTTTGACCTTCGCTCTGAACTCTTCCATGATAGTCCCCTTTCATTTCGCTCGCCGTGGCGAGCAGCAGTTGATGGGGATATCGTAGCGGTTTGGGTTAGGCGGCCGAATCCGGGGAAGCACGGGGAATTGGCGGCGAGTGTACGGAGAATTGCGGCTCGGGGCAGGCGGTTACCCGAAAGTCCCACGGATGCGCCGTGCGCCGCACAGTGAATTGGCGACTGCGGTCGGACGCAAATCAGACGGCCGACTATTACACTCTCCACCATAGGGCTGGCGATGACCGGCACGGGGAGGATGTATGAGAGCCGCAAAGGCGCTTCATGTTTTCGGCATTTCGGTGCTCTGCCTCGGCGGCATCGCCGTGGGAAGCGCGCTGCACTTGCCCGCGATGGCGGCGCAGGTCTATCAGCAATATCTATCGCCTGACACGACGTGCACGAGCAGTTCACCGTGCACGACGACCACGAACAACGGCAGCGGTCCGGCGAGCGCGAACACGAGCGTCGGCGGCACGGCGCTGACCGGCACGACGAAATTCAACAGCACCTCAAAGACGAAGTTCGCGGTCGGCGTCCTCGGGACCGATTCATCGACGAAGGGCAAATTTGACGTCGGCGTCGAGGGCACGTCGGTCAGCGGTACCGGCGCGCTCGGCAACACGAAGTCGGGCACGGGCGTGAGCGGCGTAGCGACGACCGGAACCGGAGTGAGCGGCGTTTCCACAAACGGATTCGGCGTGACCGGATCATCGACGACCGGCTTTGGTGTTGTAGGTTCGAGCCAAACCGCCGGTATTCTCGGGCAAGGCAATGCCACTGGAAGCACCGGTGTCGAAGCGATTTCGTCCACGAGCAACACAAATGGCACAGGCGTGCTGTCGTATGCGCTCGGCACGGGCGGCGTCGGCGTGTCGGCGAACGGCAACAGCTTCGGTCTGCAGGCGAGCGGCAGTACAGCCGTTCAGGCCACCACTGCAACCGGCACCGCACTTGAACTCGATTCGAGCGGCGGGATCTTGATCAACGGATTTAACAGCGGCACGGAGACCTTTTTCGTCGATGAGCTCGGAGACCTTGACACGACTGGAAGTATCCAAGCAAACTCAGCCGGTATCAGCTCGACGACTTTGAGCCCGTCACTGCAAGCGATTGGCCCGGAATCCGCGTTCGAAGCGATATCCACGGA
The window above is part of the Candidatus Eremiobacteraceae bacterium genome. Proteins encoded here:
- a CDS encoding MFS transporter, with protein sequence MILLATILGSSMAFIDGTAVNVALPVMQRDLQASMADIQWVVEAFSLFLAALILVGGALGDRYGRKLIFVVGTALFTASSIVCALSHGIVAIAIARSIQGIGSALMAPASLAILSACFEGDARAKAIGTWSAATAVTAAVGPALGGWLVDHGGWQWIFYINAPIGAAVIILTLLFVPESLNEEEQGKSLDWLGATLATAGLGAVTYGLILAGSTAANVGQTITWSVVGAVLLIAFVLSERTASNPLMPLQLFKSRVFSGVNLVTLLLYGALSEALYFVSFDMIQVHRYTPTQAGLALMPFIVLIATLSRWAGGLVAKVGTRTMLIVGPTVAAIGFALFSLAGTDGSYWTTFFPGNVVAGLGMALTVAPLTTAVMGAVDESRLGIASGINNAVSRVAGLIAIAAMSAIVVAVYAGQLDRRLSAIQSPAEVVQQVRAQSGEMAAAQIPASANAQVRNQVRSAMNDSFAFSFRVAALIGAALAAGGALIALLTIGQDQELRTRPTG
- a CDS encoding AAA family ATPase; protein product: MGQRSLLVGREFELSLITSRLSPAAIGQGSVVLISGEPGIGKTRLLREIVYQAESLRAIATVGQCYEYLQSPLGPVADILVDLHEKDKHALERFPDIRTVVDALTSTAANEAAIENLDKRKLFTAVRGAIDAYARERPVLLALDDLHCADALTLDLVQYLAEHVPRSRLVIVATYRSGDTEQSDRLRRALANLARGANAFHSELSPLSQEHIRGILRSVEAATSSDDIRRIAIVAQQSDGNPLLAEELFKAAGTATIERTETLPLPVSVRAATLARIALLEPDERRLLVCAAAIGRRFTPALVEQIAQQSAADVLAALKQGVQLQLIEPDADGKSFHFRHELVRRAIYDDLLPNEAQALHARVAAALESAPDSPQRIADLAYHYWMAAQTVKAADFNEESGDRAFRLSAYSVAAENYERALRSLGSGAPERTAAIQERRGDALYHLGLGEAAQAAFFDAREFYESRRNVEAIARLSVKIGILYLAEGRSGDAIKACELALTLVDENSPTFFRAHSYLGYMLTDSDGDAAREHFRLADRYTGVRAPNDALVFHQCRALALGQLGDVDAMAANFHDAYRIAREQGDVSLAVRCLGNLGLKLMDLGERTRSLRAFAEAATLMEEEELWDLDCAVCVRQNAWANVQFGDLPVAKTLILRALEFPTDSLRLRSYAAQAALLIGVRTMDDELARRFDSSSELESILSPGNESLLVTALAFAEREIALGRATEGAALIHRVVEAYAAVPFARDDDGAFVLAALHSSDSDARTARAFVARYVDDTKSKIASAHLLLYDAVLARRSGDTAQATARAESARDLYEKLGWRWHVARSLEISGKLRDAIVAYEHTGDVRSVQRLKEILDPVNRRGRTKSELTEREREIATLAAAGRSTKEIADALTLSPRTIETHLASIFAKLEVRNRAELIAKWRDLPGAAQASP